The genome window GCGGCGGAACTGCTGGACCGGGCGGGCGACCGGGTCGACGACCCGGCCTGGGTGGCCCTCGCCCGGCACGCCTGGGAGGACGTCCCCGCCGAAGTACGGCGCACCGTGCGGGAGTTCCGGAGGCATTCGGGCCCCGAGGGCGCCCTCGTCCTCAGGAGGCTCCCCATCGGTGCCGTGCCCCTGCCGCCGACCCCGATGGTGAAGGGCTCGGTCCAGCACGGCCCGTCCCTGGCGGCGGCGACGCTGCTGCTGTTCGCGGCCGGGCTCGGCGACCCGGCCGCGTTCGCGGCGGAGAAGTCCGGCGCCCTCGTCCAGGACGTCGTGCCGGTGCCCGGCCAGGAGACCGTCCAGGGCAACGTCGGCTCGGTCGAGCTCACCTTCCACACCGAGAACGCCTTCCATCCCCACCGCCCCGACTACGTCATGCTGCTCTGCCTGCGCCCCGACCACGAGGGCGCGGCCGAACTGCGCACCAGCTGCGCCCGACGCGTGCTACCCCTGCTGACCCCGGGCACCCGGGAGGCGCTCGGCAGGCCCGAGTACGTCACCGAGGCACCGCCGTCCTTCGGCCCGGCCGACGCGGGCACCGCGCACGCCGTGCTCACCGGCGACCCGGACGACCCCGACTGGTGCTTCGACGAGGCGGCCACCAAGGCGGTGACCCCCGAGGGCCGGGCCGCCCTCGCCGAACTGGCGGAGGTGGCGCACCGCACGTACACGGGGGTGCTGCTGCGCCCCGGTGACCTCGCCGTCGTCGACAACCGGATCACCCTGCACGGCCGTTCGGCGTTCACCCCGCGCTACGACGGCCGTGACCGCTGGCTCCAGCGGACCTTCGCCTTCAGCGACCTCCGCCGCTCCCGCGACCACCGCCCCGGCGACGGCACGGTCCTGGTCAAGTGACCCCACCCGACAGGCCGATGGACAGATGAATAGATGGACAGAGGAAAGGTACGTGCTGACATGACCGAGACCGACCGGACGCCTCTCACGGTGTTCGAACGGCACGAGTCGAACGTACGCAGCTACTGCCGTGACTTCCCGGTGGTGTTCGAGCGCGCCGCCGGACACCACCTGTGGGACACCTCGGGACGCCGCTATGTGGACCTGCTGTGCGGGGCCGGCTCGCTCAACTACGGCCACAACCCGCCCGAGATCGTCGAACGGGTCATGGCCTACCTCACGGCCGGCGGCCCCGTGCAGTCCCTGGACCTGCACACCACCGCCAAGGCCGACTTCCTGGAACGCTTCACCACCCTCATCCTCCAGCCGCGCGGCCTCGGCGACCACGTCGTCCAGTTCCCCGGACCGGCCGGCACGCTCGCCGTCGAGGCCGCCCTGAAGCTGGCCCGCAGGGTCACCGGGCGCACCCAGGTGATCGCCTTCACCGGAGGCTTCCACGGCGCGTCCCTCGGCGCCCTCGCCGCCACCACCTCCCCGCTGCTGCGCGGCGCGGCGGGCGTACCACTGACCGACGTCACGATCCTCCCCTACGGCGACGCGACCGAGCCCGATCCGTTCGCCGCCCTGGAACACGCCCTCGGCCCGGGGGCGGTGACGCCCCCGCCCGCCGCGATTCTGCTGGAGACGGTCCAGGGCGAGGGCGGACTGCACACGGCGCCCCGCGCATGGCTGGCCCGGATCCGTGAACTCGCCGACGCCACCGGCACGTTGGTGATCGTGGACGACATCCAGGCGGGCTGCGGACGCACCGGCACCTTCTTCAGCTTCGAGGACGCGCCCGAACTCCGGCCCGACCTGGTCTGTCTGTCGAAGTCCCTCAGCGGTATGGGGCTGCCGATGGCGGCGCTGCTGATCCGGCGCGAGATCGACCGGTGGGCCCCCGGCGAGCACAACGGCACCTTCCGCGGCCACAACCTCGCCTTCGTGGCGGGCTCCGCGGCACTGGACCACTGGACCGACCCGCACTTCACCCACCACGCCGGCGAACTGGCCGCCGCGATCCGCACCAGCCTCGTCGGCATCGTCGACGCCCTCCCGGCGGGTGCCGCCGAGGTCGTCGGCAAGGGGGCGATGAGCGGACTGCGATTCCCCGCCGCCGGGACGGCCGAACGGACACGGGAGGCGTTGTTCCGGGCCGGCGTCGTCGCCGAGACCTCGGGGTCGGGGCATGTACTGAAACTGCTGCCGCCCCTGACGATGTCCCTCACCGAGTGGAAGGAAGTGGCGGACACCGTGGGCGACGCCGTCCAGGCACTCGCTACGGCGTAGCCGCCCGACGCCCTCGGGGACGAGCCGGACAGGCGCGGCCGTCCCCGACACACAGACCGAGCGCCGCCCCCGTCCCGACGACGGGGGCGGCGCTCGCGCGAACGCATGGGGCTGCCACCGCTACCAGGCGAAGGCCTCCGGAGACGGTCCCGGTCCCGGGAAGATCTCGTCCAGCCCGGCCAGCAACTCCTCACTCAGCTCCAACTCGACGGCGCGCAGGGCGGATTCGAGCTGCTGAGCTGTTCGCGGACCGACGATCGGGCCGGTCACGCCGGGGCGGGTGAGCAGCCAGGCGAGGGCGGCCTCGCCTGGCTCCAGGCCGTGCTTGTCGAGCAGGTCCTCGTAGGGCTGGATCTTCGCGCGTACCTCAGGGCCGGACATGGTGCCCGCGGCCAGCCCCTCTCCGCGCCGACCGCCCGCTATCTCCTTCTTCAGCACCCCGCCGAGCGCACCGCCGTGCAGCGGCGACCACGGGATGACGCCGAGGCCGTACTCCCGCGCGGCCGGGATCACCTCCATCTCGGCGCGCCGCTCGTACAGGTTGTAGAGGCACTGCTCGCTCACGAGACCGATGGTGCCGCCGCGGCGGGCTGCGGTCTCGTTGGCCTGGGCGATCTTGTAGCCGGGGAAGTTGGAGGACCCGGCGTACAGGATCTTGCCCTGCTGGACGAGTACGTCGACGGCCTGCCAGATCTCGTCGAACGGGGTGGCCCGGTCGATGTGGTGGAACTGGTAGACGTCGATGTGGTCCGTCTGCAGCCGCTTGAGCGACGCCTCCACGGCCCGCCGGATGTTCACCGCCGACAGCTTGTCGTGATTGGGCCAGGCGTCGTCGGAGGCCGTCATGTTCCCGTACACCTTGGTCGCGAGGACGACCTTGTCGCGGCGCTCGCCGCCCTTGGCGAACCAGTTGCCGATGATGCTCTCGGTGCGGCCCTTGTTCTCGCCCCAGCCGTACACGTTCGCCGTGTCGAAG of Streptomyces phaeolivaceus contains these proteins:
- a CDS encoding aldo/keto reductase, which translates into the protein MKYTQLGRTGLKVSRLVLGTMNFGPQTDEADSHTIMDAALDAGINFFDTANVYGWGENKGRTESIIGNWFAKGGERRDKVVLATKVYGNMTASDDAWPNHDKLSAVNIRRAVEASLKRLQTDHIDVYQFHHIDRATPFDEIWQAVDVLVQQGKILYAGSSNFPGYKIAQANETAARRGGTIGLVSEQCLYNLYERRAEMEVIPAAREYGLGVIPWSPLHGGALGGVLKKEIAGGRRGEGLAAGTMSGPEVRAKIQPYEDLLDKHGLEPGEAALAWLLTRPGVTGPIVGPRTAQQLESALRAVELELSEELLAGLDEIFPGPGPSPEAFAW
- a CDS encoding TauD/TfdA family dioxygenase, with the translated sequence MSSVDMTRAPYAPASDDGTVRYDAPTLARLGHVAAELLDRAGDRVDDPAWVALARHAWEDVPAEVRRTVREFRRHSGPEGALVLRRLPIGAVPLPPTPMVKGSVQHGPSLAAATLLLFAAGLGDPAAFAAEKSGALVQDVVPVPGQETVQGNVGSVELTFHTENAFHPHRPDYVMLLCLRPDHEGAAELRTSCARRVLPLLTPGTREALGRPEYVTEAPPSFGPADAGTAHAVLTGDPDDPDWCFDEAATKAVTPEGRAALAELAEVAHRTYTGVLLRPGDLAVVDNRITLHGRSAFTPRYDGRDRWLQRTFAFSDLRRSRDHRPGDGTVLVK
- a CDS encoding diaminobutyrate--2-oxoglutarate transaminase; its protein translation is MTETDRTPLTVFERHESNVRSYCRDFPVVFERAAGHHLWDTSGRRYVDLLCGAGSLNYGHNPPEIVERVMAYLTAGGPVQSLDLHTTAKADFLERFTTLILQPRGLGDHVVQFPGPAGTLAVEAALKLARRVTGRTQVIAFTGGFHGASLGALAATTSPLLRGAAGVPLTDVTILPYGDATEPDPFAALEHALGPGAVTPPPAAILLETVQGEGGLHTAPRAWLARIRELADATGTLVIVDDIQAGCGRTGTFFSFEDAPELRPDLVCLSKSLSGMGLPMAALLIRREIDRWAPGEHNGTFRGHNLAFVAGSAALDHWTDPHFTHHAGELAAAIRTSLVGIVDALPAGAAEVVGKGAMSGLRFPAAGTAERTREALFRAGVVAETSGSGHVLKLLPPLTMSLTEWKEVADTVGDAVQALATA